The Cryptosporangium phraense genomic interval CGGTCCCGGGCGCTGGCCCGCCGGGTGAGGGGTGCGCCGGTTGACTCGACCGTGGTCCGGGCCCACCCAGCACGATTCACTGGCCGGACGAGGCGGGTCAGCCGCCACTGGTGCTGCCGGTCACCGCCGGACAGGCCGCGGACTCACCCCAGTTTCGGCCCGTGTTCGAGGCCGTCCGCGTGACCCGCCGGCCGGCGGACCGGCGGACCGGCGGGCCGGCGGGCCGGCGGGCCGGCGGGCCGGCGCCGAATTCTGAGCCACTGGGCCCGCCTGTGGTGACGTGGGATACCTGCCACGAACCCGGGCCCGAGCAACCGCATCGACCAGCGCAAACGCCGAGGCCGCGACGGCGGCCACCCACCAGCGTTCGACCGTCCGCTACCGGCGATCGCCGCGATCAACGACTGGCTGCGCAGCTTTCCGAACAGGCCCCAGGCGCACTCCTCGCCGCAGCCGGCGATCTTGCGGGGCGTGCGCAGCCTCCACCCACCAGCGTGGGCGCATCATCGGAGCGCAGGACCCTGGTAGACACCGCGTCGAGCAGCCGTGCGCCGACCGAAGCGGGCCGCCCCGGCGCCGAAGTACGCCGAGCTTGGTCGACAGGTCCGGTCCGGCCGAAGACGCCTCGCCGACGACCAGCCGATCGGCCACCACCCCGACCATCGCGTACCGGGCCCTGGATCGCAACGCGCTCGCCCAGATCACCGGAACGTCGGCGCGGCACAACGAATCGCGAGAACGCCGGGCTCGGGCACCCGAGTTCAGCCGCGGCCATCGAGCCCGGGCCCGGCCACCGGCCACCGGCACTATCAGCCCAGCACCGGGCCGTCGGTCAGCGTGGCAGAAACGGCGCGCCCGGCGGCGTCCGCAGGCACGGAAGCAGGACCGACCCGTCGTGCACCCGAGCACCGGGGTAGCGGACGGAGGCCGCGGCCTCCAGGCCGAGCAGGCCTGGAGGCCGATCGCGGCCGATCGCGGCCGGTCGCGGCCGGCCGACAACAGCCGCGCGTGCGCCGAGCACGCCTCCGCACCGAGCACGCCTCCGCGCCGGGCGCGCCGAGCGCGCTCGCTCGCCGAAACGGCGCGCCACGACCCGCGGCCGCCCGGGCCGGGCGGTCAGGGCCTCAGAACGCCGAGTACCGGCGCCGCTTCACGACCGGCTGCTGGTCGTTCTCGTCGCGCACGATCTCGTGCGTAACCCCAGGAGGCAGCGGCTCGCCGCTCTCCGGGTCGACCTTCGTCGCCGCGCGGGCCTCGCGCTCGACGTCGTCGGCCTCGACGACCTCGCCGCGCGCGATCAGGTCGGCGAAGAACTTCGCCTGCTCCGCAGCGTCCAAGGACGGCTTTGCAGCGGACATGTCTGCCTCCCGAACGTCGGCGGGTGCCGCCAAGGGCTTACCCGTCGCACTCGACGGTAACTCGCCCCGGCCCGTAAAGGACCAGGGCGAGCGACCCAATCTCAGTCGAACACTCGGCGCTGCAGCTCCAGGCCGTGCCCGTTGTCGGCCACCTGATGCGTCCGGAGCGTGCTGTCGACGGCCGTGGCCGGCGTGAACCCGCGCCGGAGCTCCCGCGGGACCGCGACCCGGCCCTGGCGGAACAGGTCCTCGACGAACGCGGCCGCGACGTCCTCGCCCGGGGTCGGCTCGAGCTCACCGCGGGACGGCGCAGCCGGCGCGACCGCGAACCGCGGGGCGTCGACCGGAGCCCGAACCGTGAGGACGTCGGCCAGCCCGTACTGGCGGCCCGGCACCTCGACCGGGGACGTCGACGCGGGGGGCGACGACGGCGGGCCGGCGGTCATCTGCCGGCCGGGCGGCTTCTCGTCCGGGGAGTCCCCGCCGTCGGACAGGGCCTCGGCCGACGCCGGCGACAGGATCCCGTGCCGGACGAACGCCGCCTGCAGAGCCTCGGTGTACCGGCCACCGAACTTCTCCTGGTCGGCCTCGATCAGGTGCGCGGCGACCTGGGCGTAGAACGCGGGCACGGCCGCGGTGCCGACGACCGCGGTGACGAGCAGCGTCGCCGCGTCCTCACCGGCGGTGCGCAGCGCCGCGTCGTCGACCGGGGCGCCACCGGCGACCGTGTGCACCATGCCGGCCAGCGAGCGCAGGAACGCGCCGGTGAAGACCCGGGAGAACGAGTGCGGCTCACTGGAGAGTTGGCTCGCGGGCGCGCTCGGCGGCAGCGACACCGGGTCGCGGTAGAACAGCTCGTTGGACGCGTTGCGCAGGCAGTCGGGGTCGGCGGACGTCGGCGCGAGCTGGCGCACCGCCCAGCCCAGCTGCTCGGCCAGCCGGGACAGCCGCGACGACCGGGAGAGCTCACCGCCGGTCTCGCCGATCACCTGCTCGCGCAGCGTGGCCAGGCGCAGCCCGGAGAGCACCGCGGTCATGTCGCCGAACGACTCGTGGAAGGCCGCGATCTCGGCGCTGGCCGCGTCCCACATCCACGGGCAGAGCGCGTCGAGCACGGCGTGGCCGGTCTCGTGGCTGACGATGTCGGGGCTCTCGCCCGACCAGACCGTCACCCCGGAGACGTGCTGCCGGAAGAACGAGAGGCCCTGCCGGTCGTAGTAGGCGTTGAGGTCGGTGCCGGCCTCGAGGTTCGCGATCAGCGTGTCGCCGACGGCCGGGTTCCAGGACGCGCCGTCCGGGAACGCCCCGGCCGGGAACAGCGGAGCGTAGAGCGCGACCGTGCGGCCCAGCGCCTCGGCCGCGGTCCAGTACCGCACGACGCCCTCGGAGTCGGCCGGGACGCCCCCGGCGACGTCGATCGGCAGCGGCGCCGTCCGTAACGGTGGCCGGGCACGTAAGACCGGGGTCCTGGTCGAGGGCGGGGCGCCGGGATCGTCCTCCCAGACGCTCACCTCGTCTGCGGTCGGAGCCGCGGGGTCCCCTGCTTCGCGCACTGTCGTCACTACGTCGATCCTCCTCCGTCGTCACTGACGGTCCCCATCATGGCCCTTTCCCGCCACCGGGAAACGGCGGAGTGAGCAATGCCCAAATGTCGGTTAACGCCCCGTTTGCCACACGGCTGTACAGCGGAAACAGCAGCCTCGGTTCTTGATCGAAAAACCCAACTTTAAGACTGCTTTTAGGGGTTTTTATGTGCTTTCGTGGAGGCAGCACTTTACGAGGAAGGGAGCGCTCGCATGACGATGCTGGGGACACACGCCACGGGGGCGCTCTGGGGAGCCCCGGATCCGGAACCGCCCGAGCAGGCGTTCGCCGACGTCTTCGGGGACGCCGACCGGGTGCGCATCGCGCTCTGGATCGACCGGACGGCCCCGTCGCACGGCGGCCTGTTCTGCGCCGACACCTGCGCGAACGAGCTCGACCTCCCGGAGTCGACGGTGCGCGGCGCGCTCGGCCCGCTGCAGCACGTCGGCATGGTGCGGTACCGCGGCGGGCTCTACGCCCGCTGCGACCACACGCTCTGGACCGTGCTCAACGTCTACCGCAACTACGCCGGACCCGCGCCGACCCCGGCTCCGTCGACGATCGAACCGCCGACCGAGCCCCAGGACACGCGGGCCGCCACCTTCTACTTCGGCTGAGGCGAGGCCTCAGAGGAGTTCCGCCGCCCGGTCGATCAGAGCCGTGACCACGGCCGGGCGCTCCCGGAGCTGCCAGAGCCACTCCGGGCCGTCACTCTCGGCGGCGAGCTTCTCCGCCTCTTCGACCAGCAGGATCCGCAGCTCCTGCGGAGCCATTAGGTCCTCCACCTTCGCCACGAACCGGCGCAACAACGCCCCGGCCGCCGCGACGTGCTCGGTTCCCACGACCCACCGCCCCCGCTGCTCGATCACCACTTCGGCGACGTCGTCGCTCGCGGGCCCCCCGGCCAGGTGACTGAACTCGACGTCCGATCGCAGCCCGGCGACGTCCAGGCTGAGCACGGTGCGGTTGGCCTCGGCCAGGCCGACCAGCGCCGCGTACTGCTCCGGCCGCACGTCCCGCCAGGCGACCAGCGCCGCGGCCAGGTGCCCCGCGGCGGTGCCGAGATCCGGTTCGTCCTCCGGCCACGCTCTCGTCAGCGCCGACGCGAACGCGCCGCGTCGCACCCCGTCCACCAGAGGACTGACGACGGACGGGCTGAGCCGCACCCGATTCCCGGCCGTCGGGACGCAGGTGTAGTAGCCGACGCTGACGATGAGCGCGACCAGCAGCACCCGTCCGGTCGGGTCGACGTGCGGCAGGAACGACTTCTGGTCGAGCCAGCGCTCCGGCCGGGCGACCAGCCCGGACGCGGACAGCCGGCTCCGCACCCGGTCGGCCAGGACCGATTGCGCGCAGCTGACGACCCGCGCGTGCGTCCACGGCTCGCGGTCGGGCTGACGCTGCCAGGCGACCACCACCCGCTCCTGCGCGTCGAGCGCGAGCTCGTCGCAGACCAGGCAGTGCTGTGAATTCGGATCGCGCAGGAGCGGGCTGCGGGTCGCCAGACAGCGGCGCCCCTGGTGCAATTGCTGACGCTGGCGCGTCAGCGCACTCCACACCACGCGAGCGAGCTCCGTGGTGTCCCGGTCCGGCGCGAGGCGGGCCGGACCCGCCGAGACGACGACCACCCCAGCCCCCATCAGTCGGTCCGCTTCCGTGACGAAAGTTTCACAAGTTGCAATTCACAAGTCTCTGACACCGAGCAGTGCCCGCGCGCCCGCTGAAAAGTGGTCATCGTTGCGCCCTCAACCAGTCACTCGGCGTAGAGGACGAGGACCGAGCACGGTGGTCGACGGACGGAGGATCCCGTCTTCGAGCGCCCGCTCGCGCAGGTCGAGCTTCGTCCGCGCTGCCCGCCCCGCGTCGTCGTACTTGGCCCGCACGCGGTCCAGGTAGCCCTTCGCCGTCGACGGCTTGACGCCGAGACGGCGGGCCACGTCGGTCATCCGCAGCCCGGACGCGTACAGCCGCAGCGACTCGGTCTCCTGCAGGCTCAGCGACGGCCGGGTCGGCCGTTGGTCGCTGCGCAGCGCGAAGGCCAGCGCGGGGGTCATGAACTTGTGCCGGGCCGCCGCGGCCCGCACTGCGGCCCGGATCTCGGTCGGGTCCGGGCTCTTGTGGACGTAGGACAGCGCGCCGGCCTCGATCGACTCCACGATCAGGTCGGTGTGGTCCTGCGTACTGATCGTCACGACCGCGGGGCCGGCCTCGGTCACCGCGGCCACGTTGTCGCCGACCGTGCTCCCGTCGCCCAGCCAGACGTCCAGCAGGACGACGTCCGCATCCCGGCCTCGGCCCCGGAGCAGCTCGTCGACCGACTGCGCGAGCTCGATCACCACGAGTCCGCTGTCGGCCGGCGCGAGCCAGGCCGGTAGGCCCTGCAACACCAACGGGTCATCATCAACAGCCGCCACTGTGATCATGAAACCCACCTCACCTCCACCCAGAAACTGCTCGAACCTGGTTCTTCGACATCAGTGCTGACCGTGCCGGGTATCGCCGCGCGAACCCGGTTGAGCAGCGCACTCATGGCGTCCTTGACCGCCGTCCGCTCCGCGGACACCGGCAGGAGCACGGTGGCCGACGCGTCCCGCACGCAGCCGCTCAACGTCACGACCGCTTCACCGGGGCTGGTCAGCCGGAGGATCGCGAGCACGGCCGCGACCAGTTCGGCCCGGACCGGCTCGGGAACCTCGCCGAAGTCGGGCGCGATCCGCGCCTCGAGCGTCGCCGACCGGTCCGCGGCCGCTCCGGAGAACGACGAGACCAGGTCGCGGCGCCACACCGAGTGCTCGCCGGCCTCGGTGAGTTCCGAGAGCATCGCCCGCAGCCGGCTGGCCTCGATCGCGCAGCGCGCGCGGACCTCGTGGTCGGCCGGGTCGAGCTCTTCGTGGGCCAGCGCGCGGACCAGCGGCCGGAGCGAGGCGCCGAGCTCGCGCTGCCAGCGCTCGCGGTCGTGCGCGACCGCGGCCAGCGCCTCCCGGCTCACCTGGATCTGGGCCGCCTCGCCGACCGCGGCCTCGGCCAGCGCGCCGTTCCGGCGCACCAGCCCGTAGGCGACGACGGTCGCCAGCTGCAGGACGAGCGCGCAGAGCAGCGCGGTGACGATCCGGACGACCGCCTCGGCGTCCGGGCCCACTTCGATCAGCACGGCACCGACGGACAGCGCGACCCCGGCCGCCGACCAGCCGAGGTACTCGGCCAGCGGGCGGTGCAGGGCCAGCAGCGCCAGCGGCCAGCCGACCGCGCCCGGGATCCAGTTGATCCAGAGCACGACCTGGTCGGTGCCGTGGATCGCCGAGAGCGCGGCCGCCGCCGCCAGGAGCACGGTCAGGCCGGCACCGATCCGAGGCCCGGCCGGGAGAGGCCTCGTCGGGCCGTGCGCCGCGACCCCGACCACGACGGCCGCGATCGTTCCCCAAGCCAGCGATTCGAGCCAGAACGGCCGGTAGTCGGCGCGGGCCGAGAGCACCAGCGCGCCGCAGTAGAGGAGCCAGACCAGCGCGATGACGACGAGCGCCCAGGCCATGCCCGCGCGGTAGCCGGCCGCGACCGCGTGGTCGTCCAGGCCGGGCTCGGCCGAGGCCGGCGCGCCCCGCCAGGTCAGCGTCACCTCGGTGCCCTCGCCGGGCGCGGAGGTGATCTCCGCGGTGCCGCCGGCCGCGGCCATCCGCTCGACTAGCGACCGGCGGACCCCGGTCTGCTCGGGGGTGGTGGCGGCCGGGTCGAAGCCCCGGCCCTCGTCCCGGACGACGATCTGGACGCCGTCCGGCAGCGTCGTCGCGCTCACCTCGGCGTGGTCGACGCGGGCGTGCCGCTCGACGTTCGAGAGCGCCTCGCGCACGGCCCCGGCGAGCGCGTCGGCGGCCTGGGACGGGATGTTCGGCTCGTCCGCGGGCAGGTCGGTGCGGACGGCCATCGCCCGGCAGCCGGCTTCCCAGGCGATGCCCGCGAACAGCCCGGGCGTCTTCGGGGCCTCGTCGAGCCGGTCGAGCAGGCTCAGGTCGCGGGCGCAGCGGGCGCGCACCAGATCGCGGCGGGAGCTCAACGTGTTGCGGGCGACGACGGTCAGCGTGCTGAGCACGGTGTCGTGCAGGTTCCGTTCGAGCTGCCGACGGCTGTGCAGGCGGCTGCGCTCGACGGTGAGCTCGGCCCGGGCCCTGGCCACGTGATCGAGCGTGGCGTCGGCCTGCCGGGCCCCGCGGCGGATCAGCCGCATCACGGCGACCGCGAGGAAGCCCTGCAGGACGAAGATCGCGGCCTGGTTGTCGTGGTCACCGACCAGCGACTTGCCCCCGGCGACGACCCCGGTGAGGAACGCGACGCTCTCGGCCGTCGCCAGCAGCACCGTCCACCCGGGAGCGAGCGCCCAGGAGGCGACGAAGATCGCGACGCTGGCCCCGCCGACCACCCAGGTCGTCGGGTCGCCGACCTCGGGCAGGATCCACGGCGCGGCCGCCAGGTAGGCGCAGAACAGCAGGCTGTCGGCGACCGCCACCCACGGGACTAATCGGCCGCCGCGCAGGAACCAGGCGTAGGCGGCTCCCCAGGCGACCGTGCTCGCGACCGCGACGTGCTGCCAGGCCGGGACGTCACCGCCGGCGAACGCCTGCGGATAGGCCATCAACGGGGTCAGCGCCGACCAGGCGCCCCGGAAGATCAGCGCGATGCGGGCGGCGGACGCGTCGAGGGCGTCCTGCGCAGCGGTACCACCGGAGGTGACCGCGGATCGTTCCGCGAACACGCCCTGGGTACCGCTCGTGTCGGGTGCCAACACCCTCGCCGCCATGATGGAACTGCCTCTCCGTCCCCCCGGCAGCGCCCCCCGGCACCGCCGTCCACCGTCCACAACCGATCGTTCTGTGGACGCCGAGAGGCCTCACAGTGCCAGCCCCGGAAATTGAGCTCCACCGTGCTAGCCCCACCGTGCTAGCCCGGAGCCGGCCAGTGCCCCCGCACTCTCGGTCGATGCAGTCTAGCTGCGACAACGCACCCGGGAGGAGTGGTTCGGGGAAGGCAAGGGGGTCTGGTGCCCCTAGAGAGGGGGCAGGATCAAACCGGGCACGAGTCCGTCGGCGATGAGGACCTCGATCCAAGACGCGAGAACGCCGTCCTCGACCGTGCCGGCCGCGGCGGGGTCGTTCGGAACGGTCACGGGAGGTGGAGCGGGCAGCATCGGGTGCGCGCCGGACGGCTCGGCCATCGCTCCCCCTCCACCCACAACCGTGCTAGCCCCCAATCTGGCCAGCCCCGCTCGCAGAATGATGACGGACACGCCTTCCGGACGGGCACGGCGTGGAGCAATCTGCGCAAACTTTCTGACGGACGCAGCCTGATTCGAGTTCAGTCCACATCGTGGACACCCCAGGGTCAACCGCCGACCGGCCAAGGGTCGGCGGTTGATCAGCCGAGGGTCACCAATCGGAGCCGGCGCGCTCGACCGACACGATCTCGGGGCCGCGGTCGGTCCAGCGGTAGCGGGACATCGTGGTGAGGCGGGGCGCGTACACGTGGATGCTGACCGCGGGCTCGGGCCCGTCGTTGACCACGTCGTGCAGATGGCGCGGGCCGAAGACCCGGCGCTGCGAGGCGGTCAGCGTCCGGCTGTGCGGCTGGGCCGACGCACCGGCCGGCGTGTCTTCCCGGAGACGGCCGCGGACGACGGCGAACGCGCCGGCCGAGCCACCGTGGTCGTGCAGCCCGGTGCGCTGGCCGGGCCACCAGCTCAGCAGCCAGGCCTCGACCGGGAGTTCCGGCACCTCGAGGCGGCCGTACCAGCGCTGGTCGACGTCGTACCGGACGATCGAGGCCCAGTCGACGGTGGCGACCAGGTCATCCAGCACCGCGCCGAGGCGGAGGCCGGTCGGGACAGGGGCAGTTTGAACGGTCATTGGTGCTCTCCAAGGCAGTCGATGGCGGGATCGGGACGTCAGACGACCGATCAGCGACATCGCCCCGCAAAGCACTCTTTGCTCATGGGCCCAGTAAATCACATAACCCCTACCAGTTTGGTAGGGGTACTGACGGAGGAGGCGTCAGTTGGGAGACGTTCCGGCCGCCGCCAGCTCGACCGCGTGATCCAGCGAGGTGGCCGTGGGAAGCACGGTCGACAGCCCGGAGATCGCGAACACCGCCTCGACGTCCGGCCGCAGCCCGCACACGACGAGGGCGCCGCCGACCTGCATCACCCAGCGGGCGTGCGTCGCCACCGTGCCGAGCCCGGTGGAGTCGCAGAAAGTGACGCCCGACAGATCGAGCACCAGGTTCTCCCGGCCTTGGTCACGCAACGCGTCGAGGGATTGGCGCAGGGTGCCCGACGTGGCAATGTCGAGTTCCCCGGAGAGCCGGAGGACACCGACGTTGTCGGCCTCTCCAGCATTGCTGACGATGACGGACAAGTTCATCTCCACCCCTTCAGCGCGCGCCACTGGATACCCCTCGAGGAGAGCGACATGACCGACGCCGGCCTGATCCCGCCGAACGAGTCCGAGCGGCTCAAGGCGGTTCGCCGGTACGACATCCTCGATACGCCCCCCGACGGGGCGTTCGACCGCATCGCGGCACTGGCCGCCCGCATTTTCGAAGTTCCCGTCGCCACGGTGACGATCGTGGACGAAGACCGAATCTGGTTCAAGGCCACACATGGGGTCGAGGTCACCGAGATAGGCCGTGACCCGGGACTATGCGCATCTGCAATTCTCGTCGACGGACCCATGGCGATCGAGGACGCGACGCTCGATCCGACCGCGTTCAACAATCCGCTGGTCCGGGGCGAGTTCGGGCTCCGGTTCTACGCCGCCGCCCCGATCGTGACCAGCGACGGCTTCCAGCTGGGCACGGTCAACGTCATCGACCGCCGGCCCCGGTCGGTGTCCCAGGCCGAGCTGGCGACGCTGGCCGACCTGGCCGCGATCGTCGTCGACGAGCTCGAGCTGCGGCTCTCGGCGATCCGCGAGGTGCGGCTGGAACGGCGTCGGCGTGAGGAGGTGCAGAAGTCCAAGGGGCAGGTCGAGGAGGTCGCCCGCACGCTCCAGCAGACGCTGCTCCCGCCGCGGATGCCCCAGGTGCCCGGGATGGAGCTGTCGGCGTTCTACCACGCGGCCCCGCTGCAGGAGGTGGGCGGCGACTTCTACGACGTGTTCCCGCTCGGCGGCCGCCGCTGGGCGATCTCGATCGGCGACGTCTCCGGCAAGGGCGTCAACGCGGCCGCGCTGACGTCGCTGGCCCGGTACGCGCTGCGCGGCGCGGCGATCCAGACGTCCGACCCGTCGCTGGTGATGGCCGCGCTGAACGAGACGATCGCCGCCGACCAGAGCGGGCACGACGTCCCGCGGTACTGCACGGCGGTGTTCTGCGTCATCGAGCTCACCGAGACCGGGTCGGCGCAGGTCCGGCTGGCCAACGGCGGCCACCCGCCGGCCGTCGTGTGCCGGGCCGACGGCAGCATCGAGCGGCTGACCGACTCCGGGCCGATGCTCGGCTGGCTGCCCGAGAGCCGGTACCCGACGTCGGAGACGCTGCTCGGTCCGGGCGACGGGCTGCTCTTCTACACCGACGGCATCACCGACGCCCGCCGTTACGGCCAGCGCTTCGGCGAGGGACGCCTGGCCGCCGCGCTGGCCGACCGGCCCCACAACAACGCGAAGTCGCTGGTGCGGTGGGTGCGCAACCTGATGAACGAGTTCGACCCGCCGGGCTACGACGACGTCGCGGTCATCTCGATCAGCGTAGAACCCCGCACGGTCACCGAAAGGCAGCTGACCGCCGTCTGGTCAGCGGGCGACTAGGACGAGAATGGCTAGGTCGTCGCGGAGGGGGCCGTCGCCGAAGTCGGTGGCGGCGGTCCGGAGGCGGGCGGCGATGTCGGCGGCCGACAGCCCGGCGCACTGGGCCAGCACCTCGACCGTCCGTTCCTCGCCGAACTGGTCGTCGCCGCGACGGCGCTCGGTGACCCCGTCGGTGTAGAAGACCAGCGCGTCGCCCGGCGCGAGGTGCACCGAGACCTCTTCGACCTCGATGTGGTCGGTCAGGCCCGCGGCCATCCCCCCGGCGCCGACCTGATCGGCCCCGCCGTCGGCCAGCATCTTGATCGGCAGTGGGTGCCCGGCCAGGCAGAGCCGCACCAGCAGCCCGCCCTCCGACCGCTCGGCGACCGCGGCGGCAACCGTGCAGAACACGGTCTGCCCGGTGTTCGGCCCGCCGCCCTCCCGGATCAGCGTCGCCTCCTCGACGAGCGCCCGGTTCAGCGCCGACAGCGTGTACGGCAGGTCGCGGCCCTCGCGGGCCAGCGTCCGCAGCACGTCCCGGACCATGCCGGTGACCGAGGCCGCCTGCGGGCCCTTGCCGCAGACGTCGCCGATCGCCATCAGCCACCGGTCGTCGCCCAGCGGCAGCACGTCGTAGAAGTCGCCCCCGACCTCGTTGCTCGCGCCGGCCGGCCGGTACTGAGCGGCGAACTCCAGGCCGGCCGCGACCGGCAGCGACGCCGGGAGCAGCGCGCTCTGCAGGGCCTCGGCCACCGAGTCGCGCTCGGAGTACAGCCGCGCGTTGTCGACCGAGAGCGCGGCCCGGCGGGCCAGGTCGACCGCGATCGCCACCTCCTCGGACGTGTGCCGACGCCCCTGCGGGTCACCGATCGACATCGTGCCGACGACCTCGCGCCGAGCGGTGAGCGGCAGCACCAAACCGGACAGTGGGCCGGTCAGCGGCGTCGCGGCGTGCGTGACCGTCGCGGCCCGGATCCGCTCGCGCAGCGCCGCACCCTCGGGCGCCAGGAACGTCTCCTCCAGCTCGGGGACGCCCCGCTCGTCGTTGTGCACCGAGACGACGAGCTCGGGGTCACCGGCGTCGTCCAGCGTGTGGATCACGCACCACTCCCCCAGCCGGGGGACGCACAGCTGGGCCACCAGCGCCAGCGTCAGGTCGACGTCCAGCGACGAGGCGAGCAGCTCGCTGGCGTCGGCCAGGAACGCGAGGTCGCCCCGGCGGGTCTGCTCGGTGTCCCGGAGGCGGGCCGCGTCGAGGCTGACGGCCAGCCGCTCGGCGGCGAGCAGAGCGAAGACCGAATCGGCGGGCCGGAACAGGCTGCCGGACGGGACGCCCAGCTCCAGCCGCCCCCGGATCGGCGGGCTGGACGGCAGCGCCACCGAGAGCGCGACCCCCGCGCCCGCGGCGGCCAGTGCGCCGGTCGGCGGCAGCAGGTCGGCGCTACGCGGCCGGGGCGGGTCGTCGGGCCAGAGCCGGGCCGGCGGGTCGATCGGGGTCTCGGTGATGCCCACCGACGCGATCGCGGCCACGCCCGAGCCCTCGTCGGCCCAGAGGATGCCGAACGGGGCACCGGTGACCTCGCAGACCCGGTAGACGATCTCCTGGGCCAGCTCGTAGGCGTCCAGCTCGTGGACGACCCGGTCGGTGAGGTACGTGAGCCAGCCCGCCGCCTCGGCGGCCGGCACGGCGATCGGGCTGCGGCCCGGGGTCGTGCGCCGGGCCGGCTTGGGGACAGGCTCCGGCCGGATCGCCACGCCCCCCGCCGCTATCGCGGCGCTGCGCCGGGCCCGCACCTTGCGTCCTTCCCGGCGCAGCCCCCAGCGCGACTCGGCCGGCTCGTCGTCCGGCTGCGCTTCGGTGCGCGGTGGTTCGTCCACCGGGATGAGCGCGCCGGACCCGGCCCGGGTCACCACCGGGTCGTCGACGTCCAACCGGAACCAGACCGACTTGCCCTGCCGTCCGTAGGCGACGCCCCACTCCGACGCGAGCGAGTCGACGAGGTGCAGGCCGCGGCCGCCCTCGGCCAGCATCGGCGGCGGGAGCGACGGGCCGAGCACGGCCCGGCTGCCGTCGGTGACCCGGACGGTGATCGAGTCGGCGTCGCCGATGACCTCGATGTGCATCGCAGTGCCCGCGTGCACGACCGCGTTCGTCGCGAGTTCGGTGGTCAGCAGCGCGACCTCGTCGGAGAGCGAGGCGAGACCGCACTCCTCCACGACGTCCCGGACCAGGGCGCGCGCCAGCGCGGGCGACTTCGCGTCGCCGGGCAACGGTGCCCGCCGCGTCACCAGCGCGGAACCTGAAGGCCCCGGAGAACTCATCTGATGACCCATCTGCCGGCTCACCTCGCGCCGCTCGTCCTGCGCCGCCCGTTCTACACCCCCGCCCGGGACAGCTCGGTCGGCGCCGAACTCGAGGGAGGACTCCGGCCGATCGACCCGGTGTGGGCCGACACGTCGGCATGTCCCGGACGAACCCTAGCGTCCAGGGGCCAACCGCTGCAGAGTCCAGCACGAATCAGGTGGTTGTCCGACACTGTGATTCACACGTACGCGTTGGCGCGGACGCGGGATCATCGGAATTGGTGTACCAACCGGATCTGACGCTCCACCGTGCGTGATGCGCAAAGATGGGACTGTCCACGCGGCGCCGGCACCTTCGGCGCCTCGGACACCCGGCGAGATGAGGCACACGATGACGACAGCCGAACGGGGCCGGCCGAGCCGCCGCCCCTCAGGCAACGG includes:
- a CDS encoding SpoIIE family protein phosphatase, with product MTRRAPLPGDAKSPALARALVRDVVEECGLASLSDEVALLTTELATNAVVHAGTAMHIEVIGDADSITVRVTDGSRAVLGPSLPPPMLAEGGRGLHLVDSLASEWGVAYGRQGKSVWFRLDVDDPVVTRAGSGALIPVDEPPRTEAQPDDEPAESRWGLRREGRKVRARRSAAIAAGGVAIRPEPVPKPARRTTPGRSPIAVPAAEAAGWLTYLTDRVVHELDAYELAQEIVYRVCEVTGAPFGILWADEGSGVAAIASVGITETPIDPPARLWPDDPPRPRSADLLPPTGALAAAGAGVALSVALPSSPPIRGRLELGVPSGSLFRPADSVFALLAAERLAVSLDAARLRDTEQTRRGDLAFLADASELLASSLDVDLTLALVAQLCVPRLGEWCVIHTLDDAGDPELVVSVHNDERGVPELEETFLAPEGAALRERIRAATVTHAATPLTGPLSGLVLPLTARREVVGTMSIGDPQGRRHTSEEVAIAVDLARRAALSVDNARLYSERDSVAEALQSALLPASLPVAAGLEFAAQYRPAGASNEVGGDFYDVLPLGDDRWLMAIGDVCGKGPQAASVTGMVRDVLRTLAREGRDLPYTLSALNRALVEEATLIREGGGPNTGQTVFCTVAAAVAERSEGGLLVRLCLAGHPLPIKMLADGGADQVGAGGMAAGLTDHIEVEEVSVHLAPGDALVFYTDGVTERRRGDDQFGEERTVEVLAQCAGLSAADIAARLRTAATDFGDGPLRDDLAILVLVAR